The Melitaea cinxia chromosome 9, ilMelCinx1.1, whole genome shotgun sequence DNA segment GAACTAATTTCTGTAACGTAGAGTCATTGGGGTTTAACGAACATGACACGACACTTTCAATTGCGGCAACTCCTTCTGGAGTAGAGAAATCCGGTACATTGCTGCACCAAACTAACATATGCAAATGTGGGCTACCACGATTTTGGAATTCGATCCGGTACCAAAAATCTACCATAGGACCACCCAAGCAATCTTTGTTTCTCTTTAAGAATCTCATGAGACAGTTAACACGCAGTGTGAACTGTCGTGCCAGTACTACCGGATGTTTTTGTACCAGATTCAAACGTTCCGGGAATGACAGGCTTTCGATGTCAACGTTGTCACGTCCATCGGCGATTAGCAAAGCTTTTATCATATCTGGCCAATTTAAATCGTTGCAGGAAAATGTGAGAAACCATGTTGGAGGCCCTAAAGTTTTAACCATAGCAATCAACTCTGAGCAACATTTATTCCAATACGATGCCGATCCTCTAATATTTCTCATAGTAAGATGCATATTGTCCACAAGCCCCTGGAGTATTTGTTCTCCGTGGCCTTGACGCATCCTACACGACACAGATACACTCGACTTAGCTCTAAAATATTCAACAATCGAAAgagcataaaataaataatcatttcttttgAATCTCTTGTCTACACTCATTATCCGGTTTTGGAAGTAATCAAGAGGGGTGCACGGATTTTCTCTTTCCTCGCCAAAGCCATTCTTGCCATCTGGAAAAAGAAAATACCAACACAATTCCTCCATACGACGTTCACGCTCCAAATTTAAGGGCGGTGCAGTTTTCCTTGTGATTTTGGCCAATCTCATTATATCATTTGCTGAAGAGCTATTCATATTCACAACACTATCTAAGTTAGGTACATTAGCGTCTAAGTTTTGAAGCATACTTGTTGATTCGATATAAATGTTGTTCAAGGAATTATGAATTGGCAATTGTAAATGGAAATGATTTGATTTTATTGGGTTTGTTGTTGGGAGAGACTGAATGACTTGTGTTGCTGTTTGTAGAGGATTACTAGTTTGTATTGCATCGTTTGATGTATATGTTTGACTCTCTGTCCTCGATATTCTTGATTGGTTCAATATAGACGTTAACGGTTGTGTTTGGGTGTCTACAGCTATAATTAATGAGGTTAATGAGAATATATTGAGGTTATCTTGAAAGATTCCTTTTGGCACTTTTTTTGGCAACACAAATAAATTGCGACGCAAAACGGCATGCAAATATGCTAGCTCACTAAAGCGCATGCAACAAGCGGTACCATTTATGGGAGCGGAAGCACCCTTGGGGCCACGCGCATGGGAATCAAACAAAAAGTAAGTTTGATTGTCACCTAAAGTTTGGCAATGTATTGCTACAGAGACGGCATTGGCTGTAAGTATTCCTGTGGAATGTTCTCTAAAAAAACTTGATAACGCATTTTTCAAGTTAGGGAAACCATCGGAAGTGTTGTCATTGTCTATGTGACCATTATAATTGGTTTCCTCGAGTACTGTAATTACTATATTTTGTCTATTATATATAAGTCTTGGACTAAGATCTGTTACAGCAAGGTACTCAGGGTTTATTTCACCTGGCGCAGGACTATTTCTAGAAGCAATGCAATCATTGTAGTATTTATCGCCAACGATTACAATGTAATCAATATCGCTTTTAGTCCATTTGTTTGGGTCCAATACATTAAATGCTGCGCAAGCAACAGCCGCGATCCCAGTGCATTGCTTGCCCCGAGAAAAATTAAACCGCAAATCACCTTGATTAAACGATCCACgtaatatttctttgttatCATCTAAAGTGACAAAATTTTTAAGAGAAGTTTCTGAGCTAAAACATTTTTGATCAGAAATGGGCTTTTCTTCTACTTGGACTACATAAGGAATGTTTAATATAGGATCTAATTGCACCTGGACGTCTTTGTAAAGATGGTTATTTGAAATCAACCAATTTAATGCTCGATTCAGTCGCTGCATATCCACGACAAATTCTTTAGAGCATGAAATGTTCTCCAGACTTTCCACTACTAACACTAAACCTGCTTGATGTGGTGTCAGTGGTAACAAGTCTGCTACTTCTACAACATCCTTTGCAAATAAAATCACCTGTCCTTTGCACCAATTTTGGCTAAAACGGTTATTGAGTTTAACGATCTTTAATGGTACGATGTGACTTAAAAATCGTTCTTCAACGCTCGTCAAATCAGCTAGTTCAGGTGGTACATCTGCGGGGATCATTTTATTCCAATAGGCGGTAGTTGGAACTTTTCCACGggtaatattaattttgcagCGAGAACAGGTAATTATAGTACCTAATTCAATCAGTTCTTCAGGTAATAACCCACAATACATGCCTGCACTTAAATTGGAACGCTGTTGTGGATATAGGCTTCTTTTACAAATGGCGCATGGTACATCagcaaaaacattaatagccgCTTCGAAAGATTGTTCACTTACAATATCCCTACAAACATGACTAGCTTGTCGCATTCTACTAAGTCGAAGCGAACGAGCTTCAGGAGTTTCGTTTGATAAGCGGATATGAATCAATCCGAGTCGGTGGGCACGTTGCTCCTCCGTCTCATTAGATATACGATCGTGGATAACGCCGAGGCGGTGAGCATGTTGCTCCTCCGTTTCATTAGACAAGCGTACGTGTATCACGGTGAGTCGGTGGGCACGTTGCTCCTCTGTCTCATTAGATATACGATTGTGGATTAGGCCAAGACGATGAGCACGTTGCTCCTCCGTCTCAATGGACAAGCGATTGTGGATGATGCCGAGTCGGTGGGCACGTTGCTCCTCCGTCTCATTGGACAAGCGATCGTGTATCACGGTGAGTCGGTGGGCACGTTGCTCCTCTGTCTCATTAGATATACGATTGTGGATTAGGCCAAGACGATGAGCACGTTGCTCCTCCGTCTCATTAGATATACGATCGTGGATTAGGCCGAGACGGTGGGTACGTTGTTCTTCCGTCTCATTGGAAAAACGATCGTGGATCATGCCTAGACGGTGAGCACGTTTTTCGATATTTTCCTTTTTCAAAACTTTCTTCATATAAGCACGCATTGTCAAAAGTCTATTTTTGCGCTTTTTAGAAGTCTCTTTCGAAGTGTTTTCAGACGAAAATTTCCTGTTTTGACATAAGCGGTGCTCCTTTTCTTCGTTTGTCTCATTTGAACGGCGCTGTCTCATATGAGCAGCGCGTTTAGTGGGTCTAcccatatttacaaaaaagtagTAACGAAAAAatgactaaaaaaaatacaagctaCCTAAAGACCTAACCTAACTATTAACCTACCTACCTAAATTGTGAAATCTAtgatagaaataaaaacaaataaactcttaTACAACAATACACTTGTTGTGAAAATATCTAGCGACCTTGATAAGACAAAACTTCAATACTTAATTAAACctatttaaaaagtactttgATATGACTGAGAAAATATCTAGcaacaacaaacaataatataaaaaaaatatctagcgATCTTGATAAGACAAAACTTCAATACTTAATtaaacctatttaaaaaaaactttgatatGACTGAGAAAATATCTAGcaacaacaaacaataatataaaaaaaatatctagcgACCTTGATAAGACAAAACTTCAATACTTAATTAAACCTATTTAAAAAGAACTTTGATATGACTGAGAAAATATCTAGcaacaacaaacaataatataaaaaaaaatatctagcgACCTTGATAAGACAAAACTTCAATACTTAATTAAACCTATTTAAAAAGAACTTTGATATGACTGAGAAAATATCTAGcaacaacaaacaataatataaaaaaaaaacaaatgaataccTAAATAAGTAAATAGGGAAAAAGAATAAAGCACAACTGGCTACACTGAGACAACCTTGATAGGAAAATGTAGCCGATAACACAAAgaattattaaactaaaaagGATCGTAATGcgtttataataacaaacaatatacTCGTATCGCTTCCTACTTGTTTTTTGTAACTGATGCATGCCCAGTGAGCGTACAGTGCGTTTCAGTAAAGAGTTCCCTTCGTGGTTATATTGGCTTAATTGGCTTCAATGTTGCCATATCTTGATATAAAATTTCCCTAACTACTTATGATAATCGTATTTCCTGATTTTGGTAAGATGTTGTTCGggtgcaataaatttttaagttctaaatttttaagtatctaCATACCTATCTACAAGGGCAAGAGGCAAGGCTGCTTTTAGAttaggaattttatttttaaaacttgattaaatatcaaatggtttgtaatatttatttacgctaAAATGTTATTggttatttacaaaataaaacattaataaaacaacaatgaTTTTTATTGAATGTAATTTAGCCAGTATTATATGTTAGTAAGAAAAcatggaatttatttatttattataagaatggTCCATTTCTATAGGATTAACACCTGAAATTATGCTATCGCAATCACTGTCTGAAGAAGTTTCACTgtcttttacttcaataatgaaATTATCCATTTCTTTATCCAATTCCAAATCATTGGCATAATATTTTTCTTCGATACGTCTGACGTGATCACATTATTTCTTCCATATGTCAGGTGTGATACTATCAAAAGCTTCATCCGTCAGGTGAACAAAATTTTTTGATTCTCGCCCCACATTTTTTTCGGCCACCCGTTTCTTCATGACACTCCAAATCATTTCGATTGGGTTAAGATCGCAGTGGTAAGGCGGTAACCTTAACGATTTGTGACCATGCAATGTTAAGTATGAATCCACTTCATAAATAGGTTCTTCTTTGTGCTCTTTAATGATTTCATAAAGTTCGACTTTAAGCATGTTTGGCAAATACGCAAGTCCCCTACTGGTAATCCACTGTTTCAGTTCCGCTTTACTATTTGCCATTGTTGGCGACTTGTTAGTTTTGACGCTATGATACGGCGCGTTATCCATTACTACTAAACTTTGCGGAGGGAGATTAGGTACAAGTTTCTCTTTCAACCACTTCATAAAATTGGTTTGGTTCATATCATCGTGATAATCACCTGACTTTGTCTGTGACTTGAAAATCAACCTTGCGTTGGGCACGAAACCATTTTCTCCTCCAGCATGCACTATAATCCAGCGAGCTCCCTTTGTATCGGAAGATAGAACTCCTTCTTCACCTTCATTTTGCCAGCATTTGGTGACACCGTACGAAGCATGGATGTAAGTTTCATCCAGGTAAATGACAGGTCGAGGATCAGCAGCACTACGATTCACCCGCATCTGTGTTAGAGATTTAGCTCGCCAAGCTATTATGTCTGGCCTCTCCATTAAAATTTTTCTCCTGCTTTTGCATTTTTGAAAGCGAAAACCAATTGATCGCATGATCCTCCACAGACTTGTGCGGCTTCCGTTGAAATTAATATCGACCTTCAAATCATGCAATAGTTTTGTCAAGGTCGGAACTTCTTTTCGAACAGCATAAAATTCATGAACTTTATGACGTATAACGCATAGGTCAAAGTCGTCCAATTTAACTCTCTTTTCGTGTGGGCGTGATTTTCCCGGAGTTGAAATTTTCGTGGATGTACTCGCGGCAACTGCACCTTCTTGACATATTTTTGTCACCGTCTTTTCTGatatacctaaaaataaaattaaataacgttCAGACCTAATGCAATCATCCAAtgtaaggaaattattaaaatcataacaTATATTAACAAGATGCTAaggttaaaatgtttgcctccctttttagaaaaaaacctcacaattactccagataaattatatatcatattgtagataattgcttgctctaccggcttccacaactaaaaaattattataattgcttgctctaccggcttccacaactaaaaaattattattgcttttgtttttgtaaattaattaattattaaacttatagatATGTGatagctttaattttgaaacaacgtcaacataattgacaattattatacttatttactgcgagttattcgcacgggtattgctagtaatACTTATTAGTAAACTAagtattacttattaaataattatttttacttataactaTTATgtctgttataaaatatattatcggGACTAACATCTGCTTATGGTAACACCATTTTACTAACCTGTCATGGCTGCTACCCGACGGCGAACATTTTCGAATGGAATAAGAGGAGCTTTATTAGTTTTTTCACGTTCACAAAACCTTTTAACTTTGAGAACCAATTCTCTTTCACCACTTCTTAATGTCTTAGGCATGATTGATAAGTaaataacactaaaaaaaattaaaaacctcgAGAGCTCTGAACACTGATAGCATTGAAACAAATGAAACAATACGACAACCAGTTCTACCAACATTTAAAACAGAAAGGAACTCTTTTGTGAAACGCACTATACGCGCTCGGCTCACCTAACTGTATACCCTTTCCTACAGCTTGCTGCCAAGCTCCTCGCTACCCGCATCTCCCGACCCGCTCAAGCCCTTTGACCGCTCGCTCCGTCGTGTCGAGGTGAATTTACAGagatgttagaaattagaaaaaaatgctGGTGAAAAGATCGTAGACTCAGCTTATAGAAGCTGCTTTGCAGTCCGAGGCTTTACAAATGCTGTCAGCacagaaatttaaatttacatttaaaataaaaaactaaatatagtaaAACATATGTAGCATTAACAAAGCATATAAAAATGGAATTTCAGGGACTATTGTTGTGTCGAAATAAAAGGTCTTCTCAGAAGGTGTCGATCGAATATTTATTgagtaaaaatagtaatatttatatgaaagtattaacaataaaaaattacgtataacaataattgataaGTTTTATGACTAATCAGAGAATGTTTATTACTTAAGCCTTGCGTCTTTTTCTCGTGCGTGGCTCTCTTTTTCCGCGCGTGCCGCTGTCGATGACTCGTGCGCATCGTTAAAAGTCGGAGGCGCTGTAGCGCAGggcgataataataattataaacaggACATACGTTCCCGCCACTTTCCGCGGCTCGCCCTTTTCGGCGGCGATCGGCGCGGCGAACGGATGCCTGACTGTACTTCACTCGGCGGCGGCGTGATTGTACTTCGCGACGATATAAATGAAGAACACTTGCAAGTTGGCTTGAAGACTTCTGTGAAGATCTGTGCATGTGATTGCTGGTGCATCCGCTTGCATGGTGTGCTGTGATAC contains these protein-coding regions:
- the LOC123656209 gene encoding uncharacterized protein LOC123656209, which gives rise to MPKTLRSGERELVLKVKRFCEREKTNKAPLIPFENVRRRVAAMTGISEKTVTKICQEGAVAASTSTKISTPGKSRPHEKRVKLDDFDLCVIRHKVHEFYAVRKEVPTLTKLLHDLKVDINFNGSRTSLWRIMRSIGFRFQKCKSRRKILMERPDIIAWRAKSLTQMRVKKEFYLPIQRELAGL